The DNA segment TCGACCTCCCGTTTCGTCGATGAAGCCGGGCAGCTCCGCGGGGAGGGCGGCATGTTGGTACGGGTGAGGCCGTACCCGGTCAGCTACCGCTCCATCGTCCCGGTGGAGAAGGAATGCGCGAACCTGCTGGTGCCCGTCTGCCTTTCCGCCACGCACGCCGCCTACGGCTCCATCCGCATGGAACCGGTGTTCATGATGCTGGGCCAGGCATCCGCCTACGCCGCCGCGCAGTCGATTGATACTGGAAAACCCGTACAAGCGGTGCCGGTCGATGGCATCCGCAAGCACGTCGGCACCACGGAGCTGCTGGCAGGCGTGAAGCCCGCCTCCGCGGACGAGGCCGCCGCGGAGAAGAAATCCGCCGCATCCTCCACCGCCGACCGCTTCAAGTCCGCCGTCGCCTCGTTGAAAAAGGAAGGCGCGCTGAAAGGCGACACCGCCTGGCTGGACACCCTGAAGTCGGAAACGATGGTGGACGGAGCGAAGGTCGCGGAGCTGCTCATCGGCAAGGCGTCGCTCAAAAAGCCGGTGAAGGACGTGGACGCCGCGCTCGACGCCCTGGCCGCGGATGACACCCTGCCGGACGCGAAGAAGTACTGGCGTGAGAACGCCCGCGCCGGGAAGACCTGCAAGGGGTCCCTGGTCATGCAGCTCTGCATCCGGCTGGAGTGAGGTGGCGGTGGAGAACATCGAACATCGAACGCCCAACATCGAACGTTGAAGTGAAGAAAGCGGGTGGAGGGCGCTGCGGGGTAGCGAAGGTCGTGAGACCTTCGGCTGGGGGAAAGTCCCTTGGCGACCGGAGCGGGTTTGTTGGATGACATCCACCCCGCCGAACCTCTCACGAGGTTCGCTACGCCTATGATCCGCCCGCAGGGAAAGGAAGACAATCCTCCGGATTGTCGTTTGCAGGCAATCCGGCCTCCTTCTCTCACGAGCTTCGCCGCTACGCCCCGGATCCGCCACGCAGGGGTAGCGGAATGGCTGCGCCATTCCGGCTGGGGAGATCCGCCACGCACCCCACGATGCCATACGGGGAAGCATGGCATCAGAGACGTGACGGGACCGGCTGGTGGCAGACATCCACCCTGCCGTGATGGCGCAGCCATCCCGCTACGCCCCGGATCCGCCACGCAGGATAGCGAAGGCCATTCCGCGTAGCGAAGGTCGTGAGACCTTCGGCTGTGGGGAAGTCCATGGGCGACCGGAGCCTTTTTTGTCTGATGACATCCACCCCGCCGGATCTCTCACGAGATCCGCTACGCCCGGGAAGACATGCACCCCGCCGTGATGGCGCAGCCATCCCGCTACGCCCCGGATCCGCCACGCAGGATAGCGAAGGACGCGCAGGGGTAGCGAAGGTCGTGAGACCTTCGGCTGGGGGGAAGTCCTTTGGGGACCGGAGCCTTTTTTGTCTGATGACGTCCACCCCACCGGATCTCTCACGAGATCCGCTACCCTGACGGGATCATCCTCCCGGGTGGAGGAGACGGTGGATCTTTCTCCATCACCCGGACGATACCGCAGGGAAAGGAAGACAATCCTCCGGATTGTCATTTGGAGGCAATCCGGAGGCTTGCCCTCCTGTCGCCGCAACGGCGGGCCGGACCAGACCCCATCAACCGAACAACGCCCCGATGGGCTTGCCGTCGATGCCGCCCATGCGGAACGGACGCTTCGACGGGGACATGAGCGGGAGGTCGAACGGGATGCCGAGCGCGAAGGCGATGGATGCGTTGAAGTCGGACGCGCCGACCTTGCCCTCGATGACGTTGGAGGCGGTCTCGTCGGTCTTGCCATACGCCTGGCCGCCCTTGATGCCGCCGCCGGCCATGAGGCAGGAGAAGGCTTTCGGGAAATGGTTCCGGCCCATGTTGTTCTCCACGATCTTCGGCGTGCGGCCGAACTCGGTGGCGACGACGATGAGGGTGGAGTCCAGCAGACCGCGCGCCTGGAGGTCGGAGATGAGGGTGGAGAGCGCCTGGTCCAGCACGGGGATCTTTTCCTCCATCAGCTCGAAGTTGTCGGAGTGCCAGTCGAAGCCGCCGTACTCCACCTCGACGAAGCGCACGCCGCGCTCCACCAGACGGCGGGCGAGCAGGACGCCCTGGCCGAAACGCTCCGTGCCATACGCGGCGCGGGAGTCCGCCGGTTCCTTGGAAAGGTCGAAGGCCTCCAGGTCCTTGCTGTGCATCATCTTCACGGCGGAGTCATAGACCTCGTTGTAGGCGCGGACGGACCGCTGGCCCTTGTGGAAGCGGGTGTCGAAGTCGTGGTCGAGCTGCACGCGCAGGTCGAGCTGGCGCTGGAAGGAGGCGTCGTTGGTATCCGCGCGCTGCCTCACGTTGCGCAGGCCTTTCTGCGGATCCCCGATGGGGAGGGGCGAGTATTGCGGTTCAAAGAAGCCGCCGCCGGGGTGCTGGTTGCCACCGCCGATGAGGACGAAGGAAGGGATGCTGCCATTCTGCTCTCCGGCCAGGCGGGCGGCCCACGCGCCGGACGACGGGTGGACGATGGTCCCGCGCGGCGTGTAGCTGGTGTGCATGAGGTATTTCCCCTGCTCGTGCGCGCCCTGGGTGGTGCTGAGGGAACGGATGAGCGCGACCTTGTCCATGTGCTTCGCCAGCATGGGCAGGCAGTGGCCGAGCTGGATGCCATCCACGTTCGTGCCGATCGCCTTGGTCGGTCCGCGATACTCCGCGGGCGCGTCCGGCTTCGGGTCGAAGGTGTCGATGTGGGTCATGCCACCGGACATATAAAGGTAGATGACGTG comes from the Luteolibacter sp. SL250 genome and includes:
- a CDS encoding DUF1501 domain-containing protein, with translation MNPHQLNELSRRDFLARTARACFGLSIAGSAAQLFSPQALAADPAILQAGGGKAKHVIYLYMSGGMTHIDTFDPKPDAPAEYRGPTKAIGTNVDGIQLGHCLPMLAKHMDKVALIRSLSTTQGAHEQGKYLMHTSYTPRGTIVHPSSGAWAARLAGEQNGSIPSFVLIGGGNQHPGGGFFEPQYSPLPIGDPQKGLRNVRQRADTNDASFQRQLDLRVQLDHDFDTRFHKGQRSVRAYNEVYDSAVKMMHSKDLEAFDLSKEPADSRAAYGTERFGQGVLLARRLVERGVRFVEVEYGGFDWHSDNFELMEEKIPVLDQALSTLISDLQARGLLDSTLIVVATEFGRTPKIVENNMGRNHFPKAFSCLMAGGGIKGGQAYGKTDETASNVIEGKVGASDFNASIAFALGIPFDLPLMSPSKRPFRMGGIDGKPIGALFG